One window from the genome of Gloeomargarita sp. SRBZ-1_bins_9 encodes:
- a CDS encoding DUF2839 domain-containing protein, with protein sequence MGEAKRRRTQAQAPKTHALAQRWQQFLQITTRGTWVGIGLLVVIWVTVRFIGPGLGWWQLAGE encoded by the coding sequence ATGGGCGAAGCCAAACGCCGCCGAACCCAGGCGCAAGCCCCCAAAACCCATGCGCTGGCGCAGCGATGGCAGCAATTTCTGCAAATTACCACGCGCGGCACATGGGTGGGAATTGGATTACTGGTGGTCATCTGGGTAACAGTGCGCTTTATCGGACCCGGCTTGGGCTGGTGGCAGTTGGCCGGTGAATAA
- a CDS encoding DUF3592 domain-containing protein, producing the protein MARPPSPELVWVVGSIFAGLGGLFLVISLGFTYHTRNFVARAETATGQVVALEYRRSRDTHDGSTSYLYYPVVEFALADGQQIRFESQVGSSWPRFRVGQTVEVLYDPRNPQKAQINRFWELWLFPVVFGGLGAVFFLIGAGSLLMGVR; encoded by the coding sequence ATGGCGAGGCCGCCGTCACCGGAGTTGGTTTGGGTGGTCGGCAGTATTTTTGCAGGATTGGGTGGTCTATTCCTCGTCATCAGCTTGGGATTTACTTATCACACCCGTAACTTTGTGGCCAGGGCCGAGACCGCAACTGGTCAGGTGGTGGCACTGGAGTATCGGCGCTCTAGGGATACCCATGATGGTTCTACCTCCTACCTTTACTACCCGGTCGTGGAATTTGCGTTGGCCGATGGGCAGCAAATCCGTTTTGAAAGCCAAGTGGGCAGTAGCTGGCCTCGGTTTCGGGTGGGGCAAACGGTCGAGGTTTTGTATGACCCACGAAATCCCCAGAAGGCCCAGATTAACCGCTTTTGGGAACTGTGGCTTTTCCCGGTCGTGTTCGGGGGATTGGGAGCTGTATTTTTCCTGATTGGCGCCGGGTCATTGCTGATGGGAGTCCGCTGA
- a CDS encoding DUF3592 domain-containing protein — MAAFMFRLVFCLIGLAMLGFAGWDAHRTWQFVQVAAKTTGEVVDLERQRLADEDYDDHYAYRRYRYSGRIGHRRSVSYYPVVVYTLPDGRRLEVVARTGSTPPRYRIGQRVEVLYDPQNPSRARINDFFELWLLPLFFGGFGLFFTIGGLVAPVSSNTVR, encoded by the coding sequence ATGGCAGCGTTCATGTTCCGGCTCGTCTTTTGCTTGATTGGTCTGGCGATGTTGGGGTTTGCGGGGTGGGATGCCCATCGCACTTGGCAGTTTGTACAAGTCGCCGCTAAAACGACAGGCGAAGTTGTAGACCTGGAGCGCCAAAGGCTAGCCGATGAAGACTATGATGACCACTACGCCTATCGGAGATACCGCTATTCTGGGCGCATTGGGCACCGGAGGTCGGTGAGCTACTATCCTGTCGTGGTCTACACCCTGCCCGATGGCCGCCGGTTAGAAGTGGTGGCCCGGACAGGGAGTACACCGCCTCGTTACCGCATTGGCCAGCGTGTGGAGGTGCTCTACGACCCCCAAAACCCCAGCCGGGCGCGCATCAACGATTTCTTCGAACTGTGGCTGTTGCCCCTGTTTTTCGGCGGGTTCGGCCTGTTTTTTACCATCGGTGGCTTGGTGGCTCCTGTCAGTTCTAACACGGTGAGATAA
- a CDS encoding metal ABC transporter permease has translation MWDVLTAPLQLTFMQRALVMGLLTGALCPVVGSFLVVQRMALLADVMAHAVLPGVAVSLALGMDGGWGALVSGLLSTGVMHWLQQQTRIKADGAMAFTFASFFALGVLLISWLRPTRDLEHILFGNLLSVTGADIGKTVALAGVLGVLLVRFYRSLLFVTFDPVGAQALGLPVRWLHWGLLVAVTLTIIVSMQAVGVILVMALMVGPALVGYVLARDLWGMMAVGAGVGVLSSALGVYSSYYLNLPPGPLIVLGNTAILVLVVLGRGWHWRKMEKDTGTDSSCSASPR, from the coding sequence ATGTGGGACGTTTTGACAGCTCCCTTGCAGTTGACTTTCATGCAACGGGCACTGGTGATGGGCCTGCTGACGGGGGCCTTGTGTCCGGTGGTGGGCAGTTTTCTGGTGGTGCAGCGGATGGCGCTGTTGGCGGATGTGATGGCCCATGCGGTGTTGCCGGGGGTGGCGGTATCCCTGGCGCTGGGGATGGATGGGGGGTGGGGGGCTTTGGTCTCCGGCCTGCTCAGTACAGGGGTGATGCACTGGCTGCAACAGCAAACCCGTATCAAGGCGGATGGGGCCATGGCTTTTACCTTTGCCAGTTTCTTTGCCCTGGGGGTTTTGCTAATTAGCTGGCTGCGCCCGACTCGGGATTTGGAACACATCCTGTTTGGCAATTTGCTGAGCGTGACGGGGGCAGACATCGGCAAAACGGTGGCCCTGGCCGGGGTCCTGGGGGTGTTACTGGTGCGTTTTTATCGGTCCCTGCTGTTTGTCACCTTTGACCCGGTGGGGGCGCAGGCGCTGGGGTTGCCGGTGCGCTGGTTGCACTGGGGACTGCTGGTGGCGGTGACCCTGACCATCATTGTCAGTATGCAGGCGGTGGGGGTGATTTTGGTGATGGCGTTGATGGTGGGACCGGCGCTGGTGGGCTATGTGCTGGCTCGGGACCTGTGGGGCATGATGGCTGTCGGGGCGGGGGTAGGGGTGCTCAGCAGCGCTTTGGGGGTCTATAGCAGTTATTACCTGAACCTGCCGCCGGGGCCGTTGATTGTCCTGGGTAATACGGCGATTCTGGTGCTGGTGGTGCTAGGACGGGGGTGGCACTGGCGTAAGATGGAAAAAGACACCGGGACCGATTCGTCATGCAGCGCATCGCCACGGTAA
- the hisB gene encoding imidazoleglycerol-phosphate dehydratase HisB, whose translation MQRIATVTRQTRETSVQVTWNLDGQGDCEANTGIPFLDHMLHQLATHGLFDLRVQAQGDVHIDDHHTNEDVGITLGQALAQALGDKKGIHRFGHFLAPLDEALIQVALDCSGRPHLSYGLAIPTQRVGTYDTQLVREFFVALVNHSAITLHIRQLAGINSHHIIEATFKAFARALRQAVDYDPRRLGHIPSSKGSLCG comes from the coding sequence ATGCAGCGCATCGCCACGGTAACCCGCCAGACCCGCGAGACCTCTGTGCAGGTGACCTGGAACCTAGACGGCCAGGGGGACTGTGAAGCCAATACGGGCATCCCGTTTTTAGACCACATGTTGCACCAGTTGGCGACCCATGGGTTGTTTGACCTCAGGGTGCAAGCCCAAGGGGATGTCCATATTGACGACCACCACACCAATGAGGACGTGGGGATTACCTTGGGGCAGGCGTTGGCCCAGGCATTGGGCGATAAAAAGGGGATTCACCGGTTTGGTCATTTCCTGGCCCCGTTGGATGAGGCGTTGATTCAGGTGGCGTTGGACTGCTCGGGACGACCCCATTTGAGCTATGGGTTGGCCATCCCTACTCAGCGCGTCGGCACCTATGACACCCAGTTGGTGCGGGAGTTTTTTGTCGCCCTGGTCAACCACAGCGCCATTACCCTGCACATCCGGCAACTGGCGGGGATCAATTCCCACCACATCATTGAGGCCACGTTCAAGGCCTTTGCCCGGGCGTTGCGCCAGGCTGTGGACTATGACCCCCGGCGGTTAGGGCACATTCCCAGTTCCAAGGGTTCCCTGTGCGGCTAG
- the thiL gene encoding thiamine-phosphate kinase, translating to MRLGDIGEGGLLQRLHPFCPAEVIGDDAAWFRPPPGKELVITTDVLVEGVHFSSSPLSPLAGLTMTAADVGWRAVAANYSDLAAMGAQPLGITVGLGLPPELPVAWVEALYRGMQEVLGVYGGVIWGGDVVRSPVVSIGITAVGWLEQLRIQRSTARVGDWLVATGYHGLSQAGLVLLTKGESSPETAVLLTAHRRPRPRLDVVRVLQQLGLQRVAGMDTSDGLADAVWQICRASGVGAKLRPEVPVHPLLAQRFPQQAWEWLWYGGEDFELVLALEPPAAQALVSQLGPPAHILGEIIPGDQVWLGEEPLPAVGGFQHFTRDCRSG from the coding sequence GTGCGGCTAGGGGACATCGGCGAAGGGGGACTGTTGCAGCGTTTACATCCCTTTTGCCCGGCAGAGGTCATTGGGGACGACGCCGCCTGGTTTCGCCCACCGCCGGGGAAAGAACTGGTGATCACCACCGATGTGCTGGTGGAAGGGGTGCATTTCAGCAGCAGTCCCCTGAGTCCCCTGGCTGGCCTGACCATGACGGCGGCGGATGTGGGCTGGCGGGCGGTGGCGGCTAACTACTCCGACCTGGCGGCCATGGGGGCCCAACCGTTGGGGATCACGGTGGGGCTGGGGTTGCCGCCGGAGTTGCCAGTCGCCTGGGTGGAGGCGCTCTATCGGGGGATGCAGGAGGTGCTGGGGGTCTATGGCGGGGTGATTTGGGGGGGGGATGTGGTGCGCTCGCCGGTGGTGTCTATTGGCATTACGGCGGTGGGGTGGCTGGAGCAGCTGCGTATCCAACGGTCAACGGCCCGAGTGGGGGACTGGCTGGTGGCCACCGGCTATCACGGACTGTCCCAGGCAGGCTTAGTGCTTCTCACCAAGGGCGAGTCGTCCCCGGAAACCGCTGTTTTGCTCACCGCCCACCGCCGACCCCGGCCCCGTTTGGATGTGGTGCGTGTGCTCCAGCAATTGGGTCTCCAGCGGGTGGCGGGAATGGATACCAGTGATGGGCTGGCGGACGCGGTTTGGCAGATTTGTCGCGCCAGTGGGGTAGGAGCTAAATTGCGCCCTGAGGTTCCCGTGCACCCCCTGTTGGCCCAACGTTTTCCCCAACAGGCCTGGGAATGGCTCTGGTACGGGGGTGAGGATTTTGAATTGGTGTTGGCGTTGGAACCGCCGGCGGCCCAAGCGTTAGTTAGCCAATTAGGCCCACCGGCTCACATTCTCGGAGAGATCATCCCCGGTGACCAGGTGTGGCTAGGGGAAGAGCCGTTGCCAGCAGTGGGCGGATTTCAGCATTTCACCAGGGATTGCCGATCAGGTTAA
- a CDS encoding CHAT domain-containing protein encodes MGHRLLAFLTLAFVLLESSVALAQFQGPFNPPSPKPKPNLDPQRDLLQRRPWLPLPMAPGLTPSEQIAAIDTDFRLRFGLTGLEPENRLSLAEIQGVLQQAEERGRGRTALVYWWLRDGNLTVALVLPRKVAEQTTFLQTVSLNAREVQQTVERFIRFLQDPRHRSNTNYRVPGQRLYHWLIAPLEPILARHQVQALLIVPDEHLRSLPYRALWTGQEHLVERYRLSQIPSINLVNLDLTGQKMGGRTVVMGSEEFGGRQPLLPGVRVEVEQIAKLTQGRQYLNQDFTASNFLAAWQQHPGFAFHVATHAEFLPTRSYLEFYDQPLEFSALQQHLRANPAELVVLSACRTAIGDVQAELGFAGLAVRLGAKRVVASLWRVEDEPTLALMYDFYHRLQVHGETIPPAEALRQAQISMARGHNPDFTHPYYWAAFNLIGNPW; translated from the coding sequence ATGGGGCACCGTCTTTTGGCTTTCCTAACCTTGGCTTTTGTCCTGCTAGAGTCGTCCGTTGCCCTGGCGCAGTTCCAAGGTCCCTTTAATCCTCCTAGCCCAAAGCCCAAACCCAATCTGGACCCCCAACGCGACCTCCTGCAACGGCGGCCCTGGTTACCCCTGCCGATGGCGCCTGGGCTAACCCCAAGCGAACAGATTGCAGCTATAGATACAGATTTTCGCCTGCGTTTTGGCCTGACGGGTCTGGAGCCAGAAAATCGGCTTTCCCTAGCCGAGATACAAGGGGTGCTCCAACAAGCGGAGGAACGGGGGCGGGGGCGCACAGCCCTGGTGTACTGGTGGTTGCGGGATGGAAATTTGACCGTGGCCCTGGTGCTCCCTCGCAAAGTCGCCGAGCAAACCACCTTCTTGCAAACCGTCAGTCTGAATGCCCGGGAGGTGCAACAAACGGTTGAGCGGTTTATCCGTTTCCTCCAGGACCCGCGCCACCGTTCCAACACCAACTACCGTGTACCGGGGCAAAGGCTCTATCACTGGTTGATTGCTCCCCTCGAGCCAATCCTTGCAAGGCATCAGGTGCAAGCCCTCCTCATCGTGCCGGACGAACACCTGCGGAGCCTTCCCTACCGGGCGTTGTGGACCGGCCAGGAACATCTGGTGGAACGCTATCGCCTCAGCCAGATCCCCAGCATTAATCTGGTGAATCTCGACTTGACTGGGCAAAAGATGGGTGGGCGAACGGTGGTCATGGGCAGCGAAGAGTTTGGGGGCCGCCAACCCCTCTTGCCAGGAGTCCGGGTAGAAGTCGAACAAATCGCCAAGCTGACCCAGGGGCGCCAGTACCTGAACCAGGACTTCACGGCGAGTAATTTTCTGGCGGCCTGGCAACAGCATCCGGGTTTTGCCTTTCATGTGGCCACCCACGCTGAGTTTTTGCCGACCCGCAGCTACCTCGAGTTCTACGACCAGCCCCTGGAGTTTAGCGCCCTACAGCAACACCTGCGGGCCAATCCAGCGGAGTTGGTGGTTTTGAGCGCCTGTCGCACGGCTATAGGGGATGTCCAGGCGGAGTTGGGTTTTGCGGGGTTAGCGGTGCGGTTGGGGGCCAAACGGGTTGTCGCTTCCCTCTGGCGCGTAGAGGATGAACCAACTCTGGCGTTGATGTATGACTTTTACCACCGTTTGCAGGTCCATGGCGAAACCATCCCCCCTGCAGAAGCCCTGCGGCAAGCCCAAATCAGCATGGCCCGTGGTCATAACCCCGATTTCACCCATCCCTACTACTGGGCGGCCTTTAACCTGATCGGCAATCCCTGGTGA
- a CDS encoding Ig-like domain-containing protein produces the protein MLKQPLDRAVVTVLVLLALVTLVLLGGGDRSRPRVQQFSWQERVVGAQDQAFIVTFNRPMDTRTVEQGIRITPTLRGKVSWAGRRMAYTLVEPAPYGQEYRLEVRGAKDKYGRGRVMEPFTGRFRTRDQAFIYVGTQGEETGRLVLHNLSQGTHRVLTPPDLVVLDAQPLPQADRVVFSAQRRDDPAVEIYTVTTGLQYATPEGTPPRREAGQVALLLPSEGFQNLKFDVSPDGQKLVVARASLSNSAQSGLWQVNLRGQRRALQVDLGGDFRVTPDGQNLVMAKGEGLALLPLQPEAEPLEFLPKFGQLLEFDQRGTQALMVKFNSDFTRSLFVVGERGEQELLRLRGSILSACFDPRRPWVYVLATEAGEVTHFQELPYLAAIVLPTKQIQTLVQFADPAPPSMALAPDGRSLLLETNGRLWRLALGDHPVGQKPEDLGLWGRQPHWLP, from the coding sequence ATGCTCAAACAGCCTTTGGACCGGGCGGTGGTGACGGTTTTGGTCCTCCTGGCCCTGGTGACCCTGGTGCTTTTGGGGGGAGGCGATCGGTCCCGACCCCGGGTGCAGCAGTTTTCTTGGCAGGAACGGGTGGTGGGGGCGCAGGACCAGGCCTTTATTGTGACGTTTAATCGCCCGATGGATACCCGCACGGTGGAACAGGGGATACGGATCACGCCGACGCTGCGGGGCAAGGTGAGTTGGGCGGGACGGCGTATGGCCTACACACTGGTGGAACCGGCACCCTATGGGCAGGAATACCGGCTGGAGGTCCGAGGTGCGAAGGATAAGTATGGCCGCGGGCGGGTGATGGAACCCTTTACCGGACGGTTTCGCACGCGGGACCAGGCATTTATCTATGTGGGGACCCAAGGGGAGGAGACGGGACGTCTGGTGTTGCATAACTTGAGCCAGGGCACCCACCGGGTATTGACGCCGCCGGATTTGGTGGTGTTGGATGCCCAACCCTTGCCCCAGGCGGACCGGGTGGTGTTCAGCGCCCAAAGACGGGATGACCCGGCGGTGGAAATTTATACGGTGACCACGGGTTTGCAGTATGCCACCCCGGAGGGTACGCCCCCCCGCCGCGAGGCCGGTCAGGTGGCCCTCCTGTTGCCCAGTGAGGGGTTTCAAAATCTGAAATTTGATGTATCCCCCGATGGTCAAAAATTGGTGGTGGCCCGGGCCAGTTTATCCAATTCCGCCCAGTCGGGATTGTGGCAGGTGAATTTGCGGGGACAACGACGGGCCTTGCAGGTGGATTTGGGGGGTGATTTTCGGGTGACGCCGGATGGCCAAAACCTGGTGATGGCTAAGGGGGAGGGTTTGGCCCTACTGCCATTGCAACCGGAGGCGGAGCCGTTGGAGTTTTTGCCCAAATTCGGTCAGTTATTGGAGTTTGACCAGCGCGGTACGCAGGCGCTGATGGTGAAGTTCAACAGCGATTTCACCCGGTCGTTGTTCGTGGTGGGGGAAAGGGGTGAGCAGGAGTTGTTGCGGTTACGGGGTTCGATTTTGAGCGCCTGTTTTGACCCCCGGCGGCCTTGGGTGTATGTGCTGGCCACCGAAGCAGGCGAGGTCACCCATTTCCAGGAGTTACCTTACCTGGCGGCGATTGTGCTCCCGACCAAACAAATCCAGACGCTGGTGCAGTTTGCAGACCCGGCACCGCCCTCCATGGCCCTGGCCCCAGATGGACGTAGTCTGTTGCTGGAAACCAACGGACGCCTGTGGCGGTTAGCCCTGGGGGACCACCCGGTGGGGCAAAAACCGGAGGACTTGGGGCTATGGGGACGCCAGCCGCATTGGTTGCCCTGA
- a CDS encoding 4Fe-4S single cluster domain-containing protein — protein MDIPAGYVNLMGRVHGSEVNGPGRRAVVWVQGCYRACPGCFNPQSWAWEMRELVPIPELVDWILADPDEEGVTFSGGEPFLQAVALAAVARAVKAAGRNVMSFSGYTLAELQGPQAPAGSADLLAQLDILVDGPYVASLAVNDPHSLVSSRNQRVHVFNPALRDRLNWASNQAEVHILKDGTRIFTGFLGQFLET, from the coding sequence ATGGACATCCCCGCAGGTTACGTCAATCTCATGGGGCGGGTGCACGGTTCCGAGGTCAACGGGCCGGGCCGCCGGGCAGTGGTTTGGGTACAGGGGTGCTACCGGGCTTGCCCAGGCTGCTTTAACCCCCAATCCTGGGCGTGGGAAATGCGGGAACTGGTACCGATTCCGGAGCTGGTGGACTGGATTCTGGCGGACCCGGACGAGGAGGGAGTGACCTTTTCTGGGGGCGAGCCGTTTCTCCAGGCGGTGGCCCTGGCGGCAGTGGCGCGGGCGGTGAAGGCAGCCGGGCGCAATGTCATGTCCTTTAGCGGCTACACCCTGGCGGAGTTGCAGGGTCCCCAGGCCCCGGCTGGCTCAGCAGATTTACTGGCCCAATTGGATATTTTGGTGGACGGTCCCTACGTGGCGTCCCTGGCGGTGAACGACCCCCATTCCCTGGTCTCCTCCCGCAACCAACGGGTGCACGTATTCAATCCGGCGCTACGGGACCGGCTGAACTGGGCCAGTAACCAAGCGGAAGTGCATATCCTCAAGGACGGTACCCGCATTTTCACCGGCTTTTTGGGCCAATTCCTAGAAACCTAA
- a CDS encoding carboxymuconolactone decarboxylase family protein → MGTFQQEMDRIKQGTAQLSQAIPDTMKGFYALSRAATTPGALDTKTKELIALAIAVALRCDGCIGFHTRAVLQAGATPQEIMEALGVAVLMGGGPALMYAAHALDALAELQPPSPT, encoded by the coding sequence ATGGGTACGTTTCAGCAGGAAATGGACCGCATTAAACAGGGCACGGCGCAACTGTCCCAGGCGATTCCCGACACCATGAAGGGCTTTTACGCCCTGAGCCGGGCAGCCACCACCCCCGGCGCTCTAGACACCAAAACCAAGGAACTGATTGCCCTGGCCATTGCCGTGGCGTTGCGCTGCGATGGTTGCATCGGCTTCCACACCCGCGCCGTTTTACAGGCTGGAGCAACCCCCCAAGAAATCATGGAAGCCCTGGGGGTAGCCGTACTGATGGGGGGCGGACCGGCGCTGATGTATGCGGCCCACGCCCTAGACGCCCTGGCGGAATTGCAACCCCCGTCCCCCACTTGA
- a CDS encoding fasciclin domain-containing protein, with product MVKSSAWLGVVLGLALGPVAPVMARGTCGPRLAAGTPGQQAATQGNIVQVAQQAGQFKTLVQAVQAAGLVDVLSGPGPFTVFAPTDDAFAALPPGTLENLLKPENREKLRAVLTYHVVPGRVTSKDLKAGPLKTVQGQSLTVSLTEQPQVDNARILQADIPASNGVIHVIDQVVLPKN from the coding sequence ATGGTGAAGTCATCTGCTTGGTTAGGGGTTGTGCTGGGGTTGGCGTTGGGACCGGTGGCGCCGGTGATGGCCAGGGGGACCTGTGGACCTCGCTTGGCCGCGGGAACGCCGGGACAGCAGGCGGCCACCCAAGGCAACATCGTGCAGGTAGCCCAGCAGGCGGGTCAGTTCAAGACCTTGGTGCAGGCGGTGCAGGCCGCAGGACTGGTGGATGTCTTGTCCGGTCCGGGGCCGTTTACGGTGTTTGCGCCCACGGATGACGCCTTTGCCGCCCTGCCGCCGGGAACCCTAGAAAACCTGCTCAAGCCGGAAAACCGGGAAAAACTGCGGGCAGTCTTGACCTATCACGTGGTGCCGGGCCGGGTCACCTCTAAGGACCTGAAGGCGGGTCCCCTGAAAACCGTGCAGGGACAATCCCTTACAGTAAGTCTCACGGAGCAGCCCCAGGTGGACAACGCCCGTATTCTCCAGGCGGATATCCCGGCCAGTAATGGGGTGATTCACGTGATTGACCAGGTGGTGCTGCCGAAAAACTAA
- a CDS encoding nucleoside deaminase, translating to MDAFMQAAIEQARLGLAEGGIPIGSVLVKAGQIVGAGRNRRVQDNDPITHAEIDCLRRAGRIGSYRDTTLYSTLMPCYLCAGAVVQFGIRRVIVGESRTFPGAREWMEQHGVEVIDLDLAECRHLLQEFIQRHPDLWYEDIGQL from the coding sequence ATGGACGCATTCATGCAGGCAGCTATTGAACAGGCGCGCTTGGGTTTGGCCGAAGGGGGGATTCCCATCGGGTCGGTATTGGTCAAGGCCGGACAAATCGTAGGTGCGGGGCGTAACCGGCGGGTCCAGGACAATGACCCCATTACCCATGCGGAAATTGATTGTCTACGGCGGGCTGGTCGCATCGGTTCCTATCGGGATACGACTTTGTACTCAACCCTCATGCCCTGCTACTTATGCGCCGGGGCGGTGGTGCAGTTTGGCATTCGCCGGGTAATTGTGGGGGAATCCCGCACATTTCCTGGGGCAAGGGAATGGATGGAACAGCACGGCGTAGAAGTGATTGATCTGGACCTGGCCGAGTGCCGGCATTTGCTCCAGGAATTTATCCAACGTCACCCTGACCTGTGGTACGAAGACATCGGGCAGTTGTAA
- the lipA gene encoding lipoyl synthase, whose amino-acid sequence MTQTPTRPRKPDWLRTPLGQGPVFGQVKHLLRDLRLNTVCEEASCPNIGECFSQGTATFLILGPACTRACPYCDIEFVKKPPPPDPEEPARLAEAVRRLGLRHVVITSVNRDDLPDGGAQQFANCIHKVREVCPGTTIEVLIPDLCGNWEALAVILAAQPEVLNHNTETVPRLYRRVRPQGDYHRSLMLLRHARQLHPRVYTKSGLMVGLGETWEEVLQVMQDLREVDCDILTLGQYLQPSPKHLPVARYVHPEEFAEWRRIGEQMGFLQVVASPLTRSSYHAAEVQHLMQRYPR is encoded by the coding sequence ATGACCCAAACCCCTACACGCCCCCGCAAACCCGATTGGCTGCGCACGCCCCTGGGACAGGGACCGGTCTTTGGTCAGGTCAAACATCTGCTGCGGGATTTGCGGCTCAATACGGTCTGTGAAGAAGCCTCCTGCCCCAATATCGGCGAATGTTTTAGCCAGGGCACGGCGACGTTTTTGATCCTGGGTCCGGCCTGCACCCGCGCCTGTCCCTACTGTGATATTGAGTTTGTGAAAAAACCCCCACCCCCGGACCCGGAGGAACCGGCTCGGCTGGCGGAAGCGGTGCGGCGATTGGGCCTGCGCCATGTGGTGATTACCTCGGTAAACCGGGACGACCTACCGGATGGGGGCGCCCAACAATTTGCCAACTGCATTCACAAGGTTCGGGAAGTCTGCCCCGGTACGACCATTGAAGTGCTTATTCCCGATTTATGTGGCAACTGGGAGGCCCTGGCGGTGATCCTGGCGGCCCAACCGGAGGTGCTCAACCACAACACGGAAACGGTGCCCCGTCTTTACCGGCGTGTGCGTCCCCAGGGGGATTACCACCGTAGTCTGATGCTGTTGCGCCACGCCCGACAACTGCACCCCCGCGTTTACACCAAGTCGGGTCTGATGGTGGGGTTGGGGGAAACTTGGGAGGAGGTCCTTCAGGTGATGCAGGATTTACGGGAGGTGGACTGCGACATTCTCACCCTGGGGCAATACCTGCAACCGAGTCCTAAGCATTTACCGGTGGCCCGCTATGTCCATCCGGAGGAATTTGCTGAATGGCGGCGCATTGGGGAACAAATGGGCTTTTTGCAGGTGGTGGCCTCCCCCTTGACCCGCAGTTCTTACCATGCCGCTGAAGTGCAGCACCTGATGCAGCGTTATCCCCGCTAG
- a CDS encoding EVE domain-containing protein — MRYWLLKSEPQVYSIADLAREQRTLWDGVRNYQARNFLRQMQVGERAFFYHSNAHPPAIVGLMEITQTHVVDPSQFDPHSPYYDPQASPDHPRWWTVEVQYLQTCVTPLTLAQLRVLYNPQEFLLLRPGNRLSVLPVPSPIAQDIAARTGLRL; from the coding sequence ATGAGGTATTGGTTGCTGAAATCCGAACCCCAGGTGTACAGCATTGCTGATTTGGCGCGGGAGCAACGCACGCTCTGGGATGGGGTGCGCAATTACCAGGCCCGCAATTTTCTACGCCAGATGCAGGTGGGGGAACGAGCCTTTTTCTATCATTCCAACGCCCATCCGCCGGCCATCGTTGGGCTGATGGAAATTACGCAAACTCATGTGGTGGACCCCAGCCAATTTGACCCCCACAGCCCCTATTACGACCCCCAGGCCTCCCCTGACCATCCCCGCTGGTGGACCGTGGAGGTGCAATATCTGCAAACCTGTGTCACCCCCTTGACCCTGGCGCAATTGCGTGTGCTCTATAACCCCCAGGAATTTCTCCTCCTGCGCCCGGGTAACCGGTTATCGGTGCTGCCGGTCCCTTCCCCCATCGCCCAGGACATCGCCGCCCGCACAGGATTGCGTTTATAG